Proteins encoded by one window of Arachis ipaensis cultivar K30076 chromosome B04, Araip1.1, whole genome shotgun sequence:
- the LOC107639235 gene encoding FK506-binding protein 2: MKATLLLLLYFFLVSLLVYAKKSGDVTALQIGLQHKPASCDVQAHKGDRVKVHYRGKLTDGTVFDSSFERDNPIEFELGTGQVIKGWDQGLLGMCLGEKRKLKIPASLGYGEQGSPPTIPGGATLIFDTELVGVNGKTLGGAEESEL; the protein is encoded by the exons ATGAAAGCAacactgcttcttcttctatacTTCTTTCTCGTTTCTTTGCTAG TTTATGCAAAGAAATCCGGCGACGTTACAGCTTTGCAGATCGGC TTGCAGCACAAGCCAGCGTCATGTGATGTCCAAGCACACAAAGGAGATAGAGTCAAAGTACATTATCGG GGGAAACTCACTGATGGAACAGTTTTTGATTCTAGCTTTGAAAGGGATAATCCAATTGAATTTGAGCTTGGTACTGGTCAAGTGATCAAAG GTTGGGATCAAGGATTATTGGGAATGTGCCTGGGTGAGAAGCGGAAATTAAAAATACCTGCTAGTCTTGGTTATGGAGAGCAAGGTTCTCCGCCAACCATCCCAG GTGGAGCAACTCTTATATTTGACACTGAGCTTGTGGGGGTGAATGGAAAAACTTTGGGTGGAGCAGAAGAGTCCGAGCTCTAG